The following nucleotide sequence is from Podospora bellae-mahoneyi strain CBS 112042 chromosome 1 map unlocalized CBS112042p_1, whole genome shotgun sequence.
ACATCCACCGTAACTCGGAGATTCCCCTTTCTGACAATCGGCAGAAGTGCCGCTTCGTCAACCGTGGCACCCGCAGCCATCACCGGCCCCAATTTCCCTGGCGCCCCTCGCTTCCCTCCAGGAAGAACACTCCAtacctcgtcctcctcctcttctcctgcaACCGCCCCCGTAGCACCGCCCGTCTCCCCAACACGACTCCCCGCTCAAGATCTCCTATCTCTCCACGGGGTCCTCCACACCATCCTCGGCCGACGCTCCTACCGCGCCAAGGCACAAGACAAGGACGAACCCGagctcaacacccccaaaggcagcagcaacctcgccgaccccaccatccctcctGCCACTCAGGCCGAGGGCGACCAGCCCGATCTGGCCAAACAATGCCACCGAACTCATCTCCTCGTCTTGCCCCCGGCCTGGCGTGTCCaagctcctcgtcatcaacaTCGACTTGTCGCGCATCAACATCGATCTTGACGTTTGTCACGACATTCTTGGCGGTTCGGCTTCTTcgtctggtggtggggggggggtggtctTGCCTCTGGTTTGCTTGATGGGATCCTCGGTCGGCGGGAGCTGAAGGCAAAGGCTGAGGAGATGgctggggaggcgagggaagAGGCTCAGGAGCCCAGGGACCGTCTCAGGGCTGATGCTCGGGAGAAAAAGGAGcgggttgttggagaagacgTATGAGGCTAGGTGTGGTGCTGTTCTTGCTGTTCCCACCTGCTGTCTCGTCAGCTGCTCCTTCGGCAACAAGCACCGgggctgctcctcctcctcctcctcctcctcctcctcctcctcctcctcctcctcctcctcctcctcctcctcctcctcctcctcctcctcgtcctcctcctcctcgtcctcctcctcctcctcctcctcgtcctgcCAAGGGTAATGACCGGCTGAGTCGGCCTGAGCTGCCAGCGGGGGAGGTCACCGAGACGGTTGTTACTGTTGAGGAGGTcagtgaggaggttgtggtggaggagtgtaTTCTGACGTGTGAGCGGGCGTTGGTGAAGGCGAGTgtcgaggctggggaggtgagacGGTGTCTTGGGGTtacggtgaggaggagggcgggggtggaTAATTGTGTGTATTTTGTTggcggggtggaggtggtggatttggaggttgtgttgttaattgaggaggaggttcagGGTGGTAggttgggtgaggaggtggacgaggacgaggacgaggatctGAAGAGCGATTCTTTTGTTCCTGTTGGGAGGGTTAGGAGGGAGTAGAATTTCTTTATGATGAGGTGGGCGATGTGAAGATATCTCTGTTTTGGGTCGATTTTTCCTATGTTGAAGTAAACTGAAGGAGGCTTTGTTTTGTGAGTCTTTGGGTTTGGAAATGCAAAGGGTAATGGATAGGTTGAATAACGATATCATTAGCATCTTTGTCGTTGAGACCTGTGGAGCCATGTTGCAATTGCCCCTGTCGAGCATGGAGCCGAAGAAATCAGGGTCCAGGGATCTGACTATTTGGGCATGGATCACCACAATCTGCAACTACAACAAGGCAAACGACATAATTTTGGGCAGATCAAGGAAAATTCCATGTTATTTGCTTGGGATCTCGTGTTTGGAGGCAACATATACCTAAGAGATTGCCAACAGTCTTTGCACTTCTTGTTACCCTTACATCGAATTAAACGTTGGTCCTAAGAGATATATTCAATCCTGATACTCTTTAGGCTAGCAACGGCGCTCTTGGACTTAGCTGCATGCATGCTAGAGCCAACGGTCTGGGTGACGACATAATTGCCAGCGGCCACGGAGTCAGGCATGACTTTATGAGTTATTCAGTCCATACCGGGCTTATGACATCTGGTTTGACTCTCTTCAGCTTCAGGTCTGTCTTCATGGCATCTGCAGGGTACCAACTCAATCATTATCTTGAGGAGTTGTTCCTTCTTAGATATTCAACCTCGGCTCCACAGCCTCCCGAGACACCGTTCCAGTCCCCCAGTTTGGGAAGGACAGAGTTTCCGCTACTTCTCTTAGCCTCCTACGGAACAAAGCTTAATACAAGGGATCAGACACACgccagaaaaaaagaaaaggaaagatccaacaccaaccaccacgacgcTCACACCACGGGGGAACAAACTTGATCTATTCCCATCTCAGCAAATCCCTTGCCTTTCGTCCGAGAGCCTGCTCCTCCGTCCCATCATTCATCAACTCATCGCCCCGAGCCGGTCTCCTATTCATCACACCATAAACACTCTCGGCGAACAACCATAAAGATGAAGCCAcaaaccctcctctcaaccctcctcttcacaaCCACAGCCACATCCACGACCCTCACCCTGAACGAAGACGGCAACTTTCCCGAAATATGCACACAAACCTGCCGGAAAGCGCTCCACCTCGCCAACGCGGTACAAGGCTGGGGGAGAAGACTGTGCGCGCCAGGATCTGACTTTATAAGCTACAAATTCGAGTGCTGGGTTTGCATCGCCATCAGCGGTGGGGGGACCACGAGGGGGaccgagtttgaggatgtggggaggatgtgttTGGAATATATGCCGTGAGGGTGGATTTGCTTGCTGTTGTGGGGAGAGAGGAATAATGAAATGGTGGCTTGGGATTGATTGggcttgggagagggggggcTAATTaatgatggatggggtgggagggacgGAACACAACTTTGCTGGAACCAAGgatgggtgggggttggattGCTAATATCGGAGTAAATGGGGTGGAATAACTTGCTCGTTTGTCACACATTACAGGAGGATATGTTATTAGACATGATCGAATTGAAAGGGTTGTAGTGGCAAGAGAGGCACACGGATAGCATGGCTCATATACACTGACAATGATGACGGAGCGTATGTGATAGCGGAGCGAAACCTAGAAGACAGGAGCAAGATTAAGTGCGCATATGATCCAGCTACAAGGTTTACATCAGACATATTAGAGTTGAATGGATGGCGGTAGAGCTGAAGAATAATCCATTATAGGCCGTTAAAGATGAGATAACCTTTACTGAGCCCCCTGCTTGTCTGACGAAGGCACAACctcccttcacctcccccttaTATAGACTCCAAACAATACCCAAGTTTGTCTGTGACactgtgacaagggctgtgatacgtggttggcctttgccgtgtgacaGACACCCTCGCACGCTTCCCAGTGTTGAATTGGCCATTTGGGCGCTTTCCTGACACAACAAAAGACTGTCGACAtgcggagggagaggcatGTAGCCAACCGAATCTTGATCACGTTTCTGCATACGGGATTGTTTGACGCGATCAAGGCGTATACTTTTCTGTATAGATATACCGCGGTGGCGTCGAGGCCCTATTCGATTCCATGTAGTTGGTGGGAATATGTAGTAGTCGAAACGGCGGAGCTTGTCGGTTTCCTTGTGCGAGGACTTGAGTTGCCCCTCAAGTTCCTTTCGCCACTGCCAAACTTTGTCATCTGTGCAGGTCGAATATCCTGACGTAGAGAGTGATGAGTCGGAGCTTATTCCAAGGGGGTCACGGTTGGACATACTCTCTAGCGATCTTTTTATGCACAAAAGGCGGTATAATATAGCATGACGGATATCATTGTAACTTGCCGCTCTGGCGTCCAACGAATCAAGCAAGCTTGCCGTGACTACCTCCTGGTCTACCCATTGCTGCCATCGTTTTCTCCATCTCGGGTCCTAGTCCTGGTCGAATGGCCCGTTGATAGCTGGAGGCAAAGACTCAAGAGCACTTTTGAGTATCAACAGGTCGTTGCCATAGGGTGGCATGATTGAATGATTAATATAACATATGGCTGAGGGAGAGTCGCAGTGGATT
It contains:
- a CDS encoding uncharacterized protein (COG:S; EggNog:ENOG503PFTQ) is translated as MRLGVVLFLLFPPAVSSAAPSATSTGAAPPPPPPPPPPPPPPPPPPPPPPPPPPPRPPPPRPPPPPPPRPAKGNDRLSRPELPAGEVTETVVTVEEVSEEVVVEECILTCERALVKASVEAGEVRRCLGVTVRRRAGVDNCVYFVGGVEVVDLEVVLLIEEEVQGGRLGEEVDEDEDEDLKSDSFVPVGRVRRE